From the Anaerolineales bacterium genome, the window CCCTCGACTGCCGGGTCCAGCCGGCCGATCCTCTCTGCCCAGGCGCGCACCTCGTTCTCGTCGAAGGCGTTGCTCAGGCTGAGCACCGGGACAGGATGCCGGACCTTGGCGAACCTCTCTGCCGCTTCACCGCCGACCCGCTGCGTCGGCGAGTCGGGCATGGCGATTTCAGGGTGCTGCGCCTCAAGCTCCACCAACTCCCGCAGCAGCTGGTCGAACTCGTAGTCCGAGAGCAGCGGGGCCTCGAGGACATGGTAGCGGTGGTTGTGGAAGGCGATTTGCTGGCGCAGTTGGGCTGCGCGCTCGGCGGCTTCGCGGTCGGCCATGGGCGAATTATAGTCTGCGCCTCCGCCCGGCCCCCAGGGTGACGGTGCTTGCCATCCGATGGGGG encodes:
- a CDS encoding NAD-dependent DNA ligase LigA, producing MADREAAERAAQLRQQIAFHNHRYHVLEAPLLSDYEFDQLLRELVELEAQHPEIAMPDSPTQRVGGEAAERFAKVRHPVPVLSLSNAFDENEVRAWAERIGRLDPAVEGAAFVVEPKLDGLTVVLHYADGLFVLGATRGDGETGEDITANLRTVRSLPLRIPVDPRGPIPPPRLVVR